A region of Rhodoferax potami DNA encodes the following proteins:
- a CDS encoding group II truncated hemoglobin, with product MQIQDPNAKTPFEWIGGEPVIRQMVDRFYDLMDLEPGYAELRAAHGTDLDKARDHLFWFLCGWMGGPDYFVERFGHPRLRARHMPFKIGILERDQWLACMDQAMGDAAIDPVLRERLKTSFFQTADWMRNVGT from the coding sequence ATGCAGATTCAAGACCCCAACGCCAAAACCCCGTTTGAATGGATTGGCGGCGAGCCCGTCATCCGCCAGATGGTGGATCGCTTTTATGACCTGATGGACCTGGAGCCCGGCTACGCCGAACTACGCGCAGCCCACGGCACCGACCTCGACAAGGCGCGCGACCATCTGTTCTGGTTTTTGTGCGGCTGGATGGGCGGGCCGGATTATTTTGTCGAGCGCTTTGGCCACCCACGCCTGCGCGCGCGGCACATGCCATTCAAGATCGGCATTCTGGAGCGTGACCAGTGGCTGGCCTGCATGGACCAGGCCATGGGCGACGCCGCTATCGACCCGGTGCTGCGCGAGCGGCTCAAAACCTCGTTTTTTCAGACGGCCGACTGGATGCGCAACGTCGGCACCTGA
- a CDS encoding Smr/MutS family protein translates to MKINALSDLKQVKKAIEAQAAREAALAAHKAAEAKRKAAASNLFQAAIGKVKPLEPPQRAKLTPEPPKPIPKQQMLDDAAALQEALSDEIDVTTLLDTDEHLSFRRPGVGTDVTQKLRKGKWSIQKQIDLHGYRSDEAREALGAFIRESHRNGIRCVRVVHGKGLGSPGKAPVLKEKVHKWLVQKAEVVAFVQAQPAQGGAGALVVLLQPQNRA, encoded by the coding sequence ATGAAAATCAACGCCCTTTCCGACCTCAAGCAGGTCAAAAAAGCCATCGAAGCCCAAGCCGCACGCGAAGCTGCGCTGGCCGCCCACAAGGCCGCTGAGGCCAAGCGCAAAGCCGCTGCCAGCAACTTGTTTCAAGCGGCCATTGGCAAGGTCAAACCGCTGGAGCCGCCCCAGCGCGCCAAGCTAACACCCGAGCCCCCCAAACCCATCCCCAAACAGCAGATGCTGGATGACGCGGCCGCGCTGCAAGAGGCGCTGAGCGACGAAATTGACGTCACCACCCTGCTGGACACTGATGAGCACCTGAGCTTTCGCCGACCCGGCGTGGGCACAGATGTGACGCAAAAGCTACGCAAGGGCAAATGGAGCATTCAAAAGCAGATTGACCTGCACGGCTACCGCAGCGACGAAGCGCGCGAGGCGCTGGGCGCCTTCATCCGCGAATCGCACCGCAATGGCATACGCTGCGTGCGGGTAGTGCACGGCAAAGGGTTGGGCTCGCCCGGCAAGGCGCCGGTGCTCAAAGAGAAAGTGCACAAGTGGCTGGTGCAAAAAGCCGAGGTGGTGGCCTTTGTGCAAGCCCAGCCGGCGCAGGGTGGAGCGGGCGCACTGGTGGTGCTACTCCAGCCCCAGAACCGGGCCTGA
- the radC gene encoding RadC family protein has product MPLKDLPLEAQPREKLLARGPGALSDAELLAILLRTGIAGKGVLQMAEELLQLKKDSTLRNVDGGQGGFGGISGLLHATADDLKRVKGLGPAKRAEIVAVLELARRAMAQRLQEREVFADPQAVKHYLQLHLAAKGHEVFAVLFLDSQNKLLAMEELFRGTLTQTSVYPREVVIRALHHSAAAVVLAHNHPSGSVQPSRADEALTQTLKAALALVDVRVLDHIIVGPGQALSMAETGLI; this is encoded by the coding sequence ATGCCCCTCAAAGACCTCCCCCTGGAAGCCCAACCGCGCGAGAAGTTGCTCGCGCGCGGCCCCGGGGCGCTCAGCGATGCGGAGTTGCTGGCGATTTTGTTGCGCACCGGCATTGCGGGCAAAGGCGTGTTGCAGATGGCCGAGGAGCTGTTGCAACTCAAAAAAGATAGCACCTTGCGCAATGTCGACGGGGGCCAGGGCGGGTTTGGAGGCATATCGGGCCTGTTACACGCCACTGCCGACGACCTCAAGCGCGTCAAAGGCCTGGGGCCTGCCAAGCGGGCCGAGATTGTGGCGGTGCTCGAACTCGCCCGCCGCGCCATGGCCCAGCGCCTGCAGGAGCGCGAGGTGTTTGCTGACCCGCAGGCCGTGAAGCACTACCTGCAGCTGCATTTGGCCGCCAAGGGGCATGAAGTGTTTGCGGTACTTTTTCTCGACAGCCAGAACAAGCTGCTGGCCATGGAAGAGCTGTTTCGCGGCACGCTCACACAAACCAGTGTGTACCCGCGCGAGGTGGTGATCCGTGCGCTGCACCACAGTGCGGCGGCCGTGGTGCTGGCGCACAACCATCCCAGCGGCAGCGTGCAGCCGAGCCGTGCCGACGAAGCGCTGACCCAAACACTCAAAGCCGCGCTCGCACTGGTCGATGTGCGGGTGTTGGACCACATCATCGTAGGCCCCGGCCAGGCACTGTCCATGGCCGAGACCGGACTCATTTAA
- a CDS encoding FKBP-type peptidyl-prolyl cis-trans isomerase: MTSTLPRVQPGSFLTLHYRLGGPAGDIINTFDGKPATLSLGTGELSPAVEACLMDMEEGARATFELPAGAAFGERNPDMQQWLARKVLTQMGDPLETYNVGDVVQFPTPDGQGQFAGVVLQLRGEGAERAVLFDFNHPLAGQPVTFEVQLIGVL; encoded by the coding sequence ATGACCAGCACGCTTCCCCGGGTTCAGCCGGGCTCCTTTCTCACCTTGCATTACCGCCTGGGCGGCCCCGCCGGGGACATCATCAACACCTTCGACGGCAAGCCCGCCACCTTGAGCTTGGGCACTGGCGAGTTGTCGCCTGCTGTCGAGGCCTGCCTGATGGACATGGAAGAGGGCGCCCGCGCCACCTTTGAGCTGCCGGCAGGCGCTGCCTTTGGCGAGCGCAACCCCGACATGCAGCAATGGTTGGCCCGCAAGGTGCTGACCCAGATGGGCGACCCGCTCGAAACCTACAACGTGGGCGATGTGGTGCAGTTCCCTACACCCGATGGCCAAGGCCAGTTTGCCGGTGTGGTGCTGCAACTGCGTGGCGAAGGCGCCGAGCGCGCGGTGTTGTTCGACTTCAACCACCCGCTGGCCGGCCAGCCGGTGACCTTTGAAGTGCAGCTGATCGGGGTGCTATGA
- the ispH gene encoding 4-hydroxy-3-methylbut-2-enyl diphosphate reductase, with protein MTAPVLPQEILLAEPRGFCAGVDRAIEIVEKALAKFGRPIYVRHEIVHNTYVVNDLKERGAIFIEELDDVPPGATLVFSAHGVSQAIQREAERRGFQIFDATCPLVTKVHVEVAKLHKEGYEFIMIGHKGHPEVEGTMGQLDSGIHLVEDVADVARIQPGQTDKLAVVTQTTLSVDDAAEITDAVVARFPLIKKPKMQDICYATQNRQDAVKVMSPQVDIVIVVGSPTSSNSNRLREVAKKLGTESYMVDNADELKPEWFEGRSRVGLTAGASAPEILVKAVIDRIKALGAVSVRKMDGIEETVKFPLPKGLKLDA; from the coding sequence ATGACTGCGCCGGTATTGCCCCAAGAAATTTTGCTGGCCGAGCCGCGTGGCTTTTGCGCCGGTGTCGACCGCGCCATCGAGATCGTAGAAAAGGCGCTCGCCAAGTTTGGCCGCCCCATTTACGTGCGCCACGAGATCGTGCACAACACCTATGTGGTGAACGATCTCAAGGAGCGCGGCGCTATCTTCATTGAAGAGCTCGATGACGTACCCCCGGGTGCCACGCTGGTGTTCTCGGCCCACGGCGTGAGCCAGGCCATCCAGCGCGAGGCGGAGCGCCGCGGTTTCCAGATTTTTGACGCCACTTGCCCGCTGGTGACAAAGGTGCACGTGGAAGTAGCCAAGCTGCACAAAGAGGGCTATGAGTTCATCATGATCGGCCACAAGGGCCACCCGGAGGTGGAGGGCACCATGGGGCAGCTCGATAGCGGCATTCACTTGGTGGAAGACGTGGCCGACGTGGCCCGCATTCAGCCCGGTCAGACCGATAAATTGGCGGTGGTAACCCAAACTACCCTGAGCGTGGACGATGCGGCAGAGATTACCGATGCGGTGGTCGCCCGCTTCCCGCTGATTAAAAAGCCCAAGATGCAAGACATTTGCTACGCCACCCAAAACCGCCAGGACGCGGTGAAGGTCATGAGCCCGCAGGTGGATATCGTCATCGTGGTGGGTAGCCCCACCAGCTCCAATAGCAACCGACTGCGCGAAGTGGCCAAAAAGCTGGGTACCGAGAGCTACATGGTTGACAACGCCGATGAGCTCAAGCCCGAGTGGTTTGAAGGCCGCTCCCGCGTGGGCCTGACAGCCGGCGCCAGCGCCCCCGAGATTCTGGTGAAAGCCGTGATCGACCGCATCAAGGCGCTGGGCGCTGTGTCGGTGCGCAAGATGGACGGCATTGAAGAAACCGTGAAGTTCCCGCTGCCCAAGGGCCTGAAGCTGGACGCATGA
- the serS gene encoding serine--tRNA ligase, which translates to MLDINLLRKDLDSVVARLLTRKSPQVFLNVDAFKALEAERKTIQMRTEEMQAKRNAVSKQIGMLKGKGQHAEADAAMAEVGTLKAELEASATRLDAIQAEMQTMLEAVPNLPHDSVPVGADEHGNVVVRSWGTPKTFDFEVKDHVDLGNPLGLDFEMGVKLTGSRFTVMKGQIARLHRALAQFMLDTQTGEHGYTECYTPYIVNGDSLRGTGQLPKFEEDLFAAKKGGQEGGDENTALYLIPTSEVPLTNFVRDVVSAEADLPIKLTAHTPCFRSEAGSAGRDTRGLIRQHQFDKVEMVQIVHPEKSYEALEDMVTHAEAILQKLNLPYRVMSLCTGDMGFGATKTYDLEVWLPAQNTFREISSVSNCEAFQARRLQARFKNAQGKNELVHTLNGSGLAVGRALVAVLENHQNADGSITVPEVLRPYMGGLAVLKA; encoded by the coding sequence ATGTTAGATATCAACCTGCTGCGCAAAGACCTGGATTCGGTGGTTGCACGCCTGCTGACCCGCAAGAGCCCCCAAGTCTTCCTGAATGTGGATGCCTTCAAGGCCCTGGAAGCCGAGCGCAAAACCATCCAGATGCGCACCGAAGAAATGCAAGCCAAGCGCAACGCGGTGAGCAAGCAAATTGGCATGCTCAAAGGCAAAGGCCAACACGCCGAAGCAGACGCCGCCATGGCCGAAGTGGGCACCCTCAAAGCGGAGCTCGAAGCCTCTGCCACCCGTCTGGATGCCATTCAGGCTGAAATGCAAACTATGCTGGAAGCGGTGCCCAACTTGCCGCACGACAGCGTGCCTGTGGGGGCCGACGAGCATGGCAACGTGGTGGTGCGCAGCTGGGGCACCCCCAAGACTTTTGATTTTGAAGTCAAAGACCATGTGGATCTGGGTAACCCCCTGGGCTTGGACTTTGAAATGGGTGTCAAGCTCACCGGCTCTCGCTTCACCGTGATGAAGGGCCAAATAGCCCGCTTGCACCGTGCGCTTGCCCAGTTCATGCTCGACACCCAGACCGGCGAACACGGCTACACCGAGTGCTACACGCCCTATATCGTCAACGGCGACAGCCTGCGCGGCACCGGCCAGCTGCCCAAGTTTGAAGAAGACCTGTTCGCTGCCAAAAAGGGCGGCCAAGAGGGTGGCGACGAGAACACCGCGCTCTACCTGATCCCCACCAGCGAAGTGCCTTTGACCAACTTTGTGCGTGATGTGGTGTCTGCAGAGGCCGACCTGCCGATCAAGCTCACTGCCCACACCCCGTGCTTCCGGTCGGAAGCCGGCAGCGCCGGGCGCGATACACGCGGCCTGATCCGCCAACACCAGTTTGACAAGGTCGAAATGGTGCAAATCGTGCACCCCGAGAAAAGCTACGAAGCGCTCGAAGACATGGTCACCCACGCCGAAGCTATCTTGCAGAAGCTGAACCTGCCCTACCGTGTGATGAGCCTGTGCACCGGTGATATGGGCTTTGGCGCCACCAAGACCTATGACCTCGAAGTCTGGCTGCCCGCGCAAAACACTTTCCGCGAAATCAGCTCGGTGTCCAACTGCGAAGCCTTCCAGGCCCGCCGCCTGCAAGCCCGCTTTAAAAACGCGCAAGGCAAAAACGAGCTGGTGCACACCCTGAACGGCTCTGGCTTGGCAGTGGGCCGTGCGCTCGTCGCGGTGCTGGAAAACCACCAAAATGCCGACGGCAGCATTACCGTGCCTGAGGTGCTGCGCCCCTACATGGGCGGTTTGGCAGTGCTCAAGGCCTGA
- a CDS encoding tripartite tricarboxylate transporter substrate binding protein, whose product MAALVVGVSSALPAWAQGGFPDRPVKIVVPFAPGAGTDAMGRLMAQKLGEVMGGSFVVENRTGASGAIGTQYVAQQPADGYTLLLVASPFTTVAASLPTAGYDPLKSFTPVGMIASGPLVWATTPQTGIQSMQDLVAKAKAQPGALNYGSAGAGGVNHLVLELLKARTGTFITHIPYRGVAPATMDMISGQVQLVTGTIPALLPMIKDGRVKPLAVTSAKRSSVMPDVPSMTEAGFKGFDVQNFFALAAPAGTPAAVIEKLNTALNKVVALPEVQARFKVDAVDAMPGTPAAQTRFIEADYQAWRDVVRSQNLKIE is encoded by the coding sequence TTGGCAGCTTTGGTTGTGGGCGTGTCCAGTGCCCTCCCGGCTTGGGCCCAAGGAGGTTTTCCGGACAGGCCGGTCAAGATCGTCGTGCCCTTCGCCCCCGGCGCTGGCACCGATGCCATGGGCCGCCTGATGGCCCAAAAGCTGGGCGAGGTCATGGGCGGCAGCTTTGTGGTCGAAAACCGCACCGGTGCTTCTGGTGCGATCGGCACCCAATATGTGGCCCAGCAGCCCGCTGACGGTTACACCTTGCTGCTGGTGGCCTCGCCGTTCACCACGGTTGCCGCCTCATTGCCCACTGCGGGCTACGACCCTCTCAAGAGCTTTACCCCGGTGGGCATGATTGCCAGCGGCCCCTTGGTTTGGGCTACGACGCCGCAAACCGGCATCCAGTCCATGCAGGATCTGGTGGCCAAAGCCAAGGCCCAACCCGGTGCGCTGAATTACGGCTCCGCCGGCGCAGGCGGTGTGAACCATCTGGTGCTGGAGCTGCTCAAGGCGCGCACCGGTACTTTCATCACCCACATTCCTTACCGCGGTGTCGCGCCCGCCACCATGGACATGATCTCCGGCCAGGTGCAGTTGGTCACCGGCACCATTCCCGCCTTGCTGCCCATGATCAAAGACGGTCGCGTCAAGCCACTGGCCGTCACTAGCGCTAAGCGCTCCAGTGTCATGCCGGACGTGCCCAGCATGACCGAGGCCGGGTTTAAAGGTTTTGACGTGCAAAACTTCTTTGCGCTTGCTGCGCCGGCCGGTACGCCCGCTGCCGTGATTGAGAAGCTCAATACCGCCTTGAACAAGGTGGTGGCCTTGCCCGAAGTGCAGGCCCGCTTCAAGGTGGATGCAGTAGACGCCATGCCCGGCACCCCGGCTGCGCAAACCCGCTTTATCGAGGCCGACTACCAAGCCTGGCGCGACGTGGTGCGCAGCCAGAACCTGAAGATCGAATAA
- a CDS encoding alpha/beta hydrolase, with the protein MPEPLPKPVALQFTEEMKGHISPGQHTCQQGYDEGKAGGLTLMFHLTICIDDLDAFIADPAHHAQAIGYLEGSYIGGRQPVLAGEFNLFADSGDADRKTMLYRLKFENSASQALTLCGRKDIRDDFGFDTWSDTTTLYVNLYAGHVSAADEGAATLLASGILHIQVHDFLHQLTTFQADAPTLGERLHAVQRFGRLFMGKLWETHGLPRRHGREPRIRTIPLHSLEGVKDADVSTHYASTGDGLGISLLRFQRAPCKDVVLLVPGLTASSDMFIMPEHRNLTQVLLDEGFTDVWTLDGRISKRQPYNHTRHRFTVDDVALYDNPAALDVVRRAVGPQARIHIISHCLGALSVAMSLFGKAIEGVRSVIVNGVSLTPKVGAFAKAKLAVGPFLAESVLGVDYLNPEWGQQAGMAPGKLLAKGVSLMHRECDVPECHMTSFMWGYGYPVLFRHENLHEVTHRRTGDLFGGSGVHYYRHIRKMVSANNTAVKFDPKDVRYRQLPDNYLQDAADISTPMLLVAGQENALFLDSNVLCHERLEQIAPGRHQLEVIPGYGHADVIIGKNAAQDVFPRFLKFLRQHAH; encoded by the coding sequence ATGCCTGAGCCATTGCCTAAACCCGTCGCACTTCAGTTCACCGAGGAAATGAAGGGCCACATCAGCCCCGGCCAACACACCTGCCAACAAGGCTATGACGAGGGCAAAGCCGGAGGTCTGACGCTGATGTTTCACCTCACCATCTGCATCGACGACCTGGACGCCTTTATTGCCGACCCGGCGCACCATGCGCAGGCTATCGGGTATCTGGAAGGGAGCTACATCGGTGGACGACAGCCGGTGTTGGCGGGGGAATTCAACCTGTTTGCCGACAGCGGCGATGCCGACCGCAAGACCATGCTGTACCGCCTGAAGTTTGAAAACTCAGCAAGCCAAGCGCTCACGCTCTGCGGCCGCAAAGACATCCGCGACGACTTTGGCTTTGACACCTGGTCCGACACCACAACCTTGTATGTGAACCTTTACGCCGGGCATGTGAGCGCTGCTGACGAGGGCGCCGCGACCTTGCTGGCCAGCGGCATATTGCACATCCAAGTGCACGATTTTTTGCATCAGCTCACCACCTTTCAGGCAGACGCCCCCACCCTGGGGGAGCGCCTGCACGCGGTGCAGCGCTTTGGCCGCTTATTTATGGGCAAGCTGTGGGAGACCCATGGCCTGCCGCGCCGCCATGGGCGCGAACCCCGCATCCGCACCATCCCGCTGCACAGCCTGGAGGGCGTAAAAGACGCGGATGTCAGCACCCACTACGCCAGCACCGGCGATGGTCTGGGCATCAGCTTGCTGCGCTTCCAGCGCGCGCCCTGCAAGGACGTGGTGCTGCTGGTGCCGGGGCTGACCGCGTCCAGTGACATGTTCATCATGCCCGAGCACCGCAACCTGACTCAGGTGCTGCTGGATGAAGGCTTTACCGATGTATGGACGCTCGACGGCCGCATCAGCAAGCGCCAGCCCTACAACCACACCCGCCACCGCTTTACTGTGGACGACGTGGCGCTCTACGACAACCCGGCCGCACTGGATGTAGTGCGCCGCGCGGTAGGCCCGCAGGCGCGCATCCACATCATCAGCCACTGCCTGGGTGCCTTGTCGGTGGCCATGAGCCTGTTCGGCAAAGCGATCGAGGGCGTGCGCAGCGTGATTGTGAATGGCGTGTCACTCACGCCCAAGGTGGGAGCCTTTGCCAAGGCCAAACTGGCGGTGGGCCCTTTTCTGGCGGAGTCGGTGCTGGGGGTGGACTACCTCAACCCCGAGTGGGGCCAACAGGCCGGCATGGCGCCGGGCAAACTCTTGGCCAAAGGTGTGAGCCTGATGCACCGCGAATGCGATGTGCCCGAGTGCCATATGACCAGCTTCATGTGGGGCTACGGCTACCCGGTCTTGTTCCGGCATGAAAACCTGCACGAAGTGACACACCGCCGCACCGGAGACTTGTTTGGCGGCAGCGGCGTGCACTACTACCGCCACATCCGCAAGATGGTGAGCGCCAACAACACCGCCGTCAAGTTCGACCCCAAAGATGTGCGCTACCGCCAGCTGCCCGACAACTACCTGCAAGACGCCGCCGACATCTCTACCCCGATGCTGCTGGTCGCAGGGCAAGAAAACGCCCTCTTCCTCGACTCGAATGTGCTGTGCCATGAGCGGCTGGAGCAGATTGCACCGGGCCGCCACCAGTTAGAAGTGATCCCGGGCTACGGTCATGCGGATGTGATCATCGGTAAAAACGCGGCACAAGATGTGTTTCCGCGCTTCCTGAAATTTTTGCGGCAGCACGCCCACTAA
- a CDS encoding GMC oxidoreductase has translation MTQKRFLEAIIVGSGFGGAVMCCRLATRWPGKVLLLERGKRYPKGSFARSPHDFANNLWADAEPGQSRKLNGLFDIRNYHRMDAVVSAGLGGGSLIYANVFMPAPAWVFGERWPAQINLSTLAPYYRIAQGVLGARPVPPAEGDARRTIQRTGLYADFAQADGGTSRAADICVFFGKGYANRQSGPLPIGEQERNRFGAVQTSCTYCGECDVGCNVHAKNTLDLNYLYAAEKQHGALVETGSEVTCITPLNEAGDTDSTADGRHGYRVDYRDDAGTARHALARRVVVSAGTLGTNELLLRCRDALGTLPRLSQRLGQGFSGNGDFLSFVTGGERDADPNYGPVITQYIDYGLQQPQPGQPAFMLEDAAYPAFAAWYVEGLRPAASPGYVFSRIARTIKIFKQRWVDQLFSGKWSGSVVAYANAVLQGDVSYRSSVLLFMGQDAADGTLSLKRGRLALDWPQTTSRPLYDAMVACGERFKQFTRATSYIPQPTWAWPVRNNITVHPLGGCALAEKPAQGVVSSLPGVRGQAFGYHGLYVADGSILPTGVGANPSATITALAEWIAEDITGLAPDDTLGVPHA, from the coding sequence ATGACACAAAAACGATTTCTGGAAGCCATCATTGTCGGCAGCGGGTTTGGCGGGGCCGTGATGTGCTGCCGCTTGGCCACCCGCTGGCCTGGCAAGGTGCTGCTGTTGGAGCGGGGCAAACGCTACCCCAAGGGCAGCTTTGCGCGCAGCCCACATGACTTTGCCAACAATCTCTGGGCCGATGCCGAGCCCGGCCAGTCACGCAAGCTCAATGGTTTGTTTGATATCCGCAACTACCACCGCATGGACGCGGTGGTGAGCGCCGGTTTGGGCGGTGGCTCGCTGATTTACGCCAATGTGTTCATGCCTGCACCTGCTTGGGTGTTTGGGGAGCGATGGCCTGCACAAATCAATCTGAGCACCCTCGCCCCTTACTACCGGATAGCGCAAGGTGTGCTGGGTGCCCGGCCTGTGCCGCCGGCTGAAGGCGATGCCCGCCGGACTATTCAACGCACCGGCCTGTATGCCGACTTTGCCCAAGCCGATGGCGGCACCAGCAGGGCTGCCGATATTTGTGTGTTTTTCGGCAAGGGCTACGCGAATCGCCAGAGCGGCCCTTTGCCGATCGGCGAGCAGGAGCGCAACCGCTTTGGCGCAGTGCAAACCTCGTGCACCTATTGCGGCGAGTGCGATGTGGGCTGCAACGTACACGCCAAAAACACGCTCGACCTGAACTACCTGTACGCTGCAGAAAAGCAGCATGGCGCCTTGGTAGAAACCGGCAGTGAGGTCACCTGCATCACCCCCCTCAATGAAGCCGGTGACACTGACAGCACCGCCGATGGCCGCCACGGCTACCGGGTCGACTACCGCGACGATGCAGGCACCGCACGGCATGCCCTGGCCCGCCGGGTGGTGGTGTCGGCCGGCACTTTGGGTACCAACGAGCTGCTGCTCCGCTGCCGCGATGCGCTGGGCACCTTGCCGCGCCTCAGCCAACGCTTGGGGCAAGGCTTTTCGGGCAACGGCGACTTTTTGTCGTTTGTGACCGGCGGCGAGCGCGATGCCGACCCCAACTACGGCCCGGTGATTACCCAGTACATCGACTATGGCTTGCAACAACCCCAACCAGGCCAGCCCGCCTTCATGCTGGAAGACGCGGCCTACCCCGCTTTTGCTGCCTGGTATGTCGAAGGACTGCGCCCCGCCGCCAGCCCCGGCTATGTGTTCAGCCGGATTGCGCGCACCATAAAAATCTTCAAGCAGCGCTGGGTGGACCAGCTGTTTTCCGGCAAGTGGAGCGGCTCGGTGGTCGCCTATGCCAATGCGGTGCTGCAGGGCGATGTGTCGTACCGGAGCAGCGTGCTCCTGTTCATGGGGCAGGACGCTGCCGACGGCACCCTCAGCCTGAAGCGCGGCAGGCTAGCGCTGGACTGGCCACAAACCACCAGCCGCCCGCTCTACGACGCCATGGTGGCCTGTGGTGAACGGTTCAAGCAATTCACCCGGGCGACGAGCTACATTCCGCAACCCACCTGGGCCTGGCCCGTGCGCAACAACATCACGGTCCACCCCTTGGGTGGCTGTGCCTTGGCCGAAAAACCTGCCCAAGGGGTAGTCAGCAGCCTGCCCGGAGTGCGGGGGCAAGCCTTCGGCTACCACGGCCTGTATGTGGCGGATGGCTCTATCCTCCCCACCGGAGTGGGGGCCAACCCGAGCGCCACCATCACCGCGCTGGCGGAGTGGATTGCAGAAGACATTACCGGCCTGGCTCCGGACGACACCCTTGGAGTACCCCATGCCTGA